The following proteins come from a genomic window of Geminocystis sp. M7585_C2015_104:
- the ffh gene encoding signal recognition particle protein, whose product MFDALAERLEEAWKKLRGQGKITQSNIKEALQDVRRALLDADVNFQVVKTFIAEVEKKALGAEVIKGVNPYQQFIKIVYDELVRVMGESNAPLAKADKPPTIILMAGLQGTGKTTATAKLALYLQKQKRSCLMVAADVYRPAAVEQLITLGQQISVPVFHLEVKPPLLPNPVEIAVKGVEEGKKQGVDTVIIDTAGRLQIDEEMMAELEEIKKAVNPHEILLVVDAMTGQEAANVTRAFHERVGITGAILTKMDGDSRGGAALSIRTVSGQPIKFIGVGEKVEALEPFYPDRMASRILNMGDIVTLVEKAQEALDLADVEKMQAKILEARFDFNDFLKQMRLLKSMGSFASVMKLIPGMNKLGADILEKGELQLKRIEAMINSMTKEERANPQLLAQSPSRRRRVARGSGVDEKEVSRLISDFTRMRSMMQRMSMGAPPMPGMPGFPGMGGIWGGKPAAGVTPAKKPKKQKKKKGFADL is encoded by the coding sequence ATGTTTGATGCTTTAGCTGAACGGTTAGAAGAGGCTTGGAAAAAACTAAGGGGCCAGGGTAAAATTACTCAGTCTAACATTAAAGAGGCACTACAAGATGTAAGAAGGGCTCTATTAGATGCAGATGTCAACTTTCAGGTAGTAAAAACTTTCATTGCAGAGGTAGAAAAAAAAGCCCTAGGGGCAGAGGTAATAAAAGGCGTCAATCCTTACCAACAATTCATCAAAATCGTCTATGACGAGTTGGTGAGGGTAATGGGGGAAAGCAATGCCCCCTTGGCAAAGGCAGACAAACCCCCCACTATCATTCTCATGGCTGGATTACAGGGCACAGGTAAAACTACTGCCACCGCTAAACTAGCCCTGTATTTACAAAAACAAAAACGTAGTTGCCTAATGGTGGCGGCGGATGTCTACCGTCCGGCGGCTGTAGAACAGTTGATTACCTTAGGACAACAAATTTCTGTGCCCGTCTTCCACCTGGAGGTCAAACCACCCCTCCTCCCTAATCCGGTAGAAATAGCAGTTAAGGGGGTAGAAGAGGGCAAAAAACAGGGGGTTGATACCGTCATCATCGATACTGCCGGAAGACTGCAAATTGACGAGGAGATGATGGCGGAGTTGGAGGAAATCAAGAAGGCTGTCAACCCTCATGAGATTTTACTGGTAGTAGACGCCATGACGGGGCAAGAGGCGGCCAATGTCACCCGTGCCTTCCATGAGCGAGTGGGCATTACTGGCGCTATTCTCACTAAAATGGATGGAGACAGCCGTGGTGGGGCAGCCTTGTCCATCCGCACCGTGTCCGGGCAACCTATCAAATTCATCGGCGTTGGCGAGAAGGTGGAGGCCCTAGAGCCCTTCTACCCCGATAGAATGGCTTCCCGTATACTTAACATGGGGGATATTGTCACCCTGGTGGAAAAGGCCCAAGAAGCCTTGGATTTGGCTGACGTGGAGAAAATGCAAGCCAAAATCCTGGAAGCGCGTTTTGATTTCAACGATTTCCTCAAACAAATGCGCCTTTTGAAGAGTATGGGCTCCTTTGCCAGTGTTATGAAACTTATCCCCGGTATGAATAAACTAGGCGCCGACATCCTCGAAAAGGGAGAATTACAATTGAAGCGCATAGAAGCTATGATAAACTCCATGACAAAGGAGGAAAGGGCAAATCCGCAACTATTGGCGCAGTCCCCCAGTAGACGTCGTAGGGTAGCCAGAGGCTCAGGGGTAGATGAAAAGGAGGTGTCCCGTCTTATCAGCGATTTTACCAGAATGCGCTCCATGATGCAACGGATGAGCATGGGGGCACCTCCTATGCCCGGAATGCCCGGTTTCCCTGGCATGGGAGGCATATGGGGTGGTAAACCCGCCGCAGGAGTCACCCCCGCCAAAAAACCAAAAAAACAGAAGAAGAAAAAAGGTTTCGCCGACTTATAA
- a CDS encoding TldD/PmbA family protein, whose translation MTDYRNLLADAIKRYRSQVDFLSLRLEFAEGTSILMRNGKIESISEGTSRGGQVRACHKGGWGFATFNDFSQLYTAIEDAIAVAKIIGQEETLLAPVEVVETSCQLPLTGTNPRFFPLSQKKDLVSHYSQILQGYHPAITSSTVRYSDSETKVILATSEGSMIEQKWIDCEMRFSAVASDGKVVQTGRETTGTRRGFEDLVSLDKQVEGAARRAVEALSHPTVKGGCYTVVIDPILAGLFVHEAFGHLSEADMAYENPDLLEVMTIGRKFGPEFLQIYDGAQLEGHRGSYYYDDEGVPASITQLIKDGVLVGRLHSRETAGKLGEKPTGNARCLNYHYPPIVRMTNTWIGRGNTPVADLFSDIKEGVYAANWLGGMTNGEMFTFTAGEAWMIRNGKIAEPVKNVTLSGNVFKTLANIEAIGDDFFWDESGGCGKGGQNGLPVGCGGPSLRIRDVVVGGEGH comes from the coding sequence ATGACAGACTACCGCAATTTACTGGCAGATGCCATCAAACGTTACCGCAGTCAGGTAGACTTTCTCAGTCTGCGTTTGGAATTCGCCGAGGGGACTAGTATTTTAATGCGTAACGGTAAGATAGAAAGCATTAGTGAGGGCACCTCTAGGGGGGGACAGGTAAGGGCATGTCATAAGGGGGGATGGGGATTTGCCACCTTTAACGACTTTTCGCAACTATATACTGCCATTGAAGACGCCATTGCCGTTGCTAAGATAATAGGACAAGAAGAAACCCTTCTCGCACCTGTGGAGGTGGTAGAAACCTCCTGTCAACTGCCTCTTACTGGCACAAATCCTAGATTTTTTCCCCTCAGCCAGAAAAAGGATTTGGTTTCCCATTACAGTCAAATTTTACAAGGCTATCATCCTGCCATTACCAGTAGTACTGTAAGATACAGTGATAGTGAAACAAAAGTAATTCTGGCCACTTCAGAAGGTAGTATGATAGAACAAAAGTGGATAGACTGTGAGATGCGGTTTAGTGCGGTGGCCAGTGATGGGAAGGTGGTGCAAACAGGAAGGGAAACCACGGGCACCAGGAGAGGATTTGAAGACTTGGTAAGCCTAGATAAACAGGTGGAGGGCGCCGCCAGGAGGGCAGTAGAGGCTTTAAGTCATCCCACCGTAAAAGGGGGATGTTATACAGTGGTGATAGACCCCATTTTAGCAGGTTTGTTTGTCCACGAGGCCTTTGGGCATCTGTCAGAGGCTGATATGGCTTATGAAAATCCCGACTTGTTAGAAGTGATGACTATTGGGCGCAAGTTTGGGCCAGAATTTTTACAGATTTACGATGGCGCCCAACTAGAGGGACACAGAGGCAGTTATTATTATGATGATGAAGGAGTGCCCGCTTCTATCACCCAATTAATTAAAGATGGGGTTTTGGTGGGGCGTTTGCATTCCCGGGAGACGGCTGGCAAACTAGGGGAAAAACCTACTGGTAATGCCCGTTGCTTGAACTATCATTATCCCCCCATCGTCAGGATGACAAATACCTGGATTGGCAGAGGTAACACTCCTGTAGCGGATTTGTTTAGTGACATTAAAGAGGGGGTTTATGCCGCCAACTGGCTGGGTGGTATGACTAATGGGGAAATGTTTACCTTTACCGCTGGGGAAGCCTGGATGATAAGAAATGGAAAAATTGCTGAGCCCGTTAAAAATGTCACTCTTTCTGGTAATGTGTTCAAAACCCTTGCTAACATAGAGGCCATTGGCGATGATTTCTTCTGGGATGAGTCGGGGGGTTGTGGCAAAGGAGGGCAAAATGGTTTACCAGTAGGCTGTGGCGGCCCTAGTCTTCGTATTCGTGATGTGGTTGTTGGCGGTGAGGGGCATTAG
- a CDS encoding histidine phosphatase family protein — protein MATRVILVRHGQSSFNAQQMIQGRCNESVITEKGEKQAHLLGIALQNIHFAGFYTSPLQRAYKTAEIIRSLNEYQPEITVSENLREIDLPLWEKKRKEEVKRDYPEEYRLWKEEPDKFKMTVNGKEFYPVLDLYRQAEAFWQEVIPKHQGETILITAHNGINRCLILSALGISPRYYHCLQQSNCCINVLNFSGNYGETVQLESLNQTSHLGIPLPDFRPEHTEGLRLLLVRHGETEWNRVGRFQGVKDIPLNQRGRQQAKATAEFLKNVRIDLAVSSPLSRPLETAQIILQYHPGVKLATKEGLREISHGLWEGKLETEVETEFPGMLKQWKTKPETVQMPSGENLQQVWERAIRAWNEIVEENFEPGKLKTGLVTAHDAINKVIICALLGLTPANFWNIKQGNGGVTVIDYPRGLKGLPIFQAINITSHLGGGVFDNTAAGAL, from the coding sequence ATGGCTACCCGTGTAATTTTAGTACGTCATGGTCAAAGCAGTTTCAATGCCCAGCAAATGATTCAGGGGCGTTGTAATGAGTCGGTAATTACAGAAAAAGGGGAAAAACAAGCCCATCTTCTGGGAATAGCCCTCCAGAATATTCATTTTGCTGGATTTTATACCAGTCCCCTACAACGAGCCTATAAAACCGCAGAAATTATTCGGTCTTTGAACGAATATCAACCTGAAATTACTGTCTCGGAAAATCTGCGAGAAATTGATTTGCCCCTGTGGGAGAAGAAGAGAAAAGAGGAGGTAAAAAGGGATTACCCCGAGGAATATCGGCTTTGGAAAGAGGAGCCAGATAAGTTTAAAATGACTGTAAATGGCAAAGAATTTTATCCCGTATTGGATTTATATCGACAAGCGGAGGCTTTCTGGCAGGAGGTTATTCCTAAACACCAAGGGGAAACTATATTAATCACTGCCCATAATGGCATTAATCGCTGTTTAATTCTCTCTGCCTTAGGTATTTCTCCCAGATATTATCACTGTCTACAACAGTCTAATTGTTGCATCAATGTCCTGAATTTCAGTGGCAACTATGGCGAAACTGTGCAGTTGGAATCCTTAAATCAAACCAGTCATTTGGGAATTCCCTTGCCTGATTTTCGCCCTGAACATACGGAGGGATTAAGGTTATTATTAGTGCGTCATGGAGAAACTGAGTGGAATCGGGTAGGACGTTTTCAAGGGGTTAAAGACATTCCTTTAAACCAGAGGGGTAGACAACAAGCAAAAGCCACCGCCGAATTTCTAAAAAATGTTAGGATAGACTTGGCCGTGTCCAGTCCTTTATCTCGCCCTTTAGAAACTGCCCAGATTATCTTACAATACCATCCGGGGGTAAAATTGGCCACCAAAGAGGGTTTGCGAGAAATCTCCCATGGTTTGTGGGAAGGCAAGTTGGAAACAGAAGTGGAGACAGAATTCCCGGGGATGTTAAAACAGTGGAAGACTAAACCAGAAACAGTGCAAATGCCTTCTGGGGAGAATTTGCAACAGGTATGGGAAAGGGCAATTAGGGCTTGGAATGAGATTGTAGAGGAAAATTTTGAGCCTGGCAAGTTAAAAACCGGCTTAGTCACTGCCCATGATGCTATTAATAAAGTGATTATATGTGCCCTTTTAGGTTTAACTCCTGCCAATTTCTGGAATATCAAACAAGGCAATGGTGGCGTTACTGTTATTGACTATCCTAGAGGTTTAAAGGGATTACCCATCTTCCAGGCAATTAACATCACCTCTCATCTTGGGGGGGGTGTTTTTGATAATACTGCAGCTGGTGCCCTTTAA
- a CDS encoding aminopeptidase P N-terminal domain-containing protein, with protein sequence MITAEEYRQRREKFMSLIGKGVAVFASAPHAVMHNDVEYVYRQDSDFYYLTGFNEPRAVAVFAPNHPGHNFILFVQPKNLAEEIWTGYRVGVEAAKDLYGADVVYSIEQLEEKLPEYLVTGEKIYYHFGRDEQFNQLILRHWRQLIQSYPRRGTGPVAIEDSNFVLHPLRQIKSKGEIEMIKKAIDITIKAHTKAQEIAKPGMYEYELQAAIEYTFRAMGGDGFAYPSIVASGPNACILHYTENSRRIEAGDLILIDAGCCYRYYNADITRTFPVDGKFTPQQKDIYQIVLAAQLAAIELVKPGNRYNQYHEKAVEVIVEGLKELKLLQGDTEELIQQEKYKPFYMHRTGHWLGLDVHDVGNYKEDGDNWAVFQPGHVITVEPGIYISPYITPAEGQPEIPDYWKGIGVRIEDDVLVTETGNEILTAGIAK encoded by the coding sequence ATGATTACTGCCGAAGAATATCGTCAACGCCGGGAAAAATTCATGTCACTGATAGGCAAGGGAGTAGCAGTATTTGCCAGTGCACCCCATGCCGTTATGCATAATGATGTAGAATACGTCTATCGCCAGGATAGTGACTTTTACTATCTTACTGGTTTTAATGAGCCCAGGGCAGTGGCGGTTTTTGCCCCTAACCACCCTGGGCATAATTTTATTTTATTTGTGCAACCGAAAAACCTGGCGGAGGAAATTTGGACTGGTTACCGGGTGGGGGTAGAGGCGGCTAAAGACTTATATGGCGCCGATGTGGTTTATTCTATTGAACAGTTGGAGGAGAAACTGCCGGAATATCTAGTAACTGGGGAGAAAATTTACTATCACTTTGGCAGGGATGAGCAATTCAATCAACTAATTTTGAGACATTGGCGCCAACTAATACAATCTTATCCCAGACGGGGAACAGGTCCAGTAGCCATTGAGGATAGCAATTTTGTGTTGCATCCCCTCAGACAAATTAAAAGCAAAGGCGAGATTGAGATGATCAAAAAGGCGATAGACATTACCATTAAGGCACACACCAAAGCCCAGGAAATTGCCAAACCGGGGATGTATGAGTATGAACTTCAGGCAGCGATAGAATACACCTTTAGGGCAATGGGGGGTGATGGCTTCGCTTATCCCTCTATTGTGGCCTCTGGGCCTAATGCCTGTATCCTCCATTATACTGAAAACAGTCGTCGTATAGAAGCCGGAGATTTGATTCTCATTGATGCCGGTTGTTGTTACCGTTACTACAACGCTGACATCACCCGCACTTTCCCGGTGGATGGCAAATTCACACCCCAACAAAAAGACATTTACCAGATAGTATTGGCAGCACAACTGGCGGCTATTGAACTGGTTAAACCCGGCAACCGCTACAATCAGTACCATGAAAAAGCCGTAGAGGTTATAGTAGAGGGGTTAAAAGAATTAAAACTGCTACAGGGAGACACAGAGGAATTAATTCAACAAGAGAAGTATAAACCCTTTTATATGCATCGTACAGGCCATTGGTTAGGCTTAGACGTACATGATGTCGGAAACTATAAAGAGGATGGCGACAACTGGGCGGTATTTCAACCAGGGCATGTAATAACAGTAGAACCTGGTATATATATTTCCCCTTATATCACCCCGGCGGAGGGGCAACCAGAAATACCAGATTATTGGAAGGGGATTGGTGTTAGAATCGAAGACGATGTATTAGTCACAGAAACTGGCAACGAGATTCTCACTGCTGGTATTGCCAAGTAA